Proteins from a genomic interval of Bacteroidota bacterium:
- a CDS encoding restriction endonuclease subunit S produces the protein MKEGYKDTPIGMIPEDWDVVKLADILIEGRLGGNYNNGETESGLPLMKMGNIGRGKIDLKKVEFIPINEKYQNNYILKEGDLLFNTRNTLELVGKVAIWKNELDEALYNSNLMKMTFDERRVASNYFMNFVFNSKYCIEQLRNIATGTTSVAAIYTKDLLKLRIAIPTLPEQSKIASILSTVDDKIDAINERIIQTRQLKNGLMQRLLTRGIGHTKFKDSPLGEIPESWEIHKLSDIAIVNDQSLSNDTDPEYSFYYIDLASVKVGKIDFPRTKIQFKTAPSRARRILKNGDVMATVRPNLLGYAIANFETNEIICSTGFAIITPLQKAIGYFIYQSLYYELLQCQIQSLLVGSNYPAINSTDVENLRILLPPYPEQQKISEILFSVDQKLEVLQKKKTKYEEMKKGLMQQLLTGKVRVKVDLTL, from the coding sequence ATGAAGGAAGGATACAAGGATACACCGATTGGGATGATCCCTGAAGATTGGGATGTTGTGAAATTGGCGGATATACTTATTGAAGGCAGATTAGGGGGTAATTATAATAATGGAGAAACTGAATCTGGGCTTCCTCTGATGAAGATGGGAAACATTGGTAGAGGGAAAATTGATTTAAAAAAAGTTGAATTTATTCCTATTAACGAGAAGTACCAAAACAATTACATCCTGAAAGAAGGAGATTTACTCTTCAATACAAGAAATACTCTGGAATTAGTTGGCAAAGTTGCTATTTGGAAAAATGAACTTGATGAGGCATTATATAACTCTAACCTTATGAAAATGACTTTTGATGAGAGAAGGGTCGCATCAAACTATTTCATGAATTTTGTTTTCAATTCAAAATATTGCATTGAACAGTTGCGAAATATAGCAACTGGTACAACAAGCGTAGCAGCAATATATACAAAGGATTTGCTTAAACTAAGAATAGCTATACCTACGCTTCCCGAACAATCCAAAATCGCCTCCATCCTCTCCACCGTTGATGATAAAATTGATGCCATCAATGAAAGAATAATCCAAACCCGGCAGCTTAAAAACGGCTTGATGCAACGGCTGCTTACCAGAGGCATCGGGCATACAAAATTCAAAGATTCACCGCTGGGGGAGATTCCGGAGAGCTGGGAGATACACAAATTATCAGATATAGCAATTGTAAATGACCAATCTCTTTCAAATGATACTGATCCTGAATATTCGTTTTACTACATAGATTTAGCGTCCGTCAAAGTTGGTAAAATAGATTTCCCCAGAACAAAAATCCAGTTCAAGACTGCACCATCGAGAGCAAGACGGATTCTAAAGAATGGAGATGTTATGGCAACAGTCAGACCAAATTTGCTTGGATATGCGATAGCAAACTTTGAAACCAATGAAATTATTTGTTCTACTGGTTTTGCAATAATTACCCCTCTTCAAAAAGCAATAGGTTATTTTATTTATCAAAGCCTTTATTATGAATTACTTCAGTGCCAAATTCAAAGTCTACTGGTAGGTTCAAATTATCCAGCCATAAATTCGACTGACGTTGAAAATTTAAGAATTTTGCTTCCTCCATATCCAGAGCAACAGAAAATCTCAGAAATCCTCTTCTCAGTTGATCAAAAGCTTGAAGTTCTTCAAAAAAAGAAGACCAAATATGAAGAGATGAAGAAGGGATTGATGCAACAATTGCTGACCGGCAAGGTGAGGGTGAAGGTGGACTTAACATTATAG